Proteins co-encoded in one Gammaproteobacteria bacterium genomic window:
- a CDS encoding Holliday junction branch migration protein RuvA produces MIGQLRGTLVWKRAPQVLIDVGGVGYEVEVPLSTFVNLPGAGEG; encoded by the coding sequence ATGATCGGGCAATTGCGCGGCACGCTGGTCTGGAAGCGCGCCCCTCAGGTGCTGATAGACGTGGGTGGGGTGGGTTACGAAGTGGAAGTCCCCCTCAGTACCTTCGTGAATCTTCCCGGAGCGGGGGAGGGCG